One Prunus dulcis chromosome 8, ALMONDv2, whole genome shotgun sequence DNA window includes the following coding sequences:
- the LOC117638278 gene encoding uncharacterized protein LOC117638278, which translates to MSESDQEQSSPEPLSPRTAAVRAGLRRNYSSSSSESKSYESEGSSNMAEIPNNNNDEGGAALVVQPRKPLREFSIPKVTDQPSCIVYPQLTADRFELKSGMIHLLPTYYGNTTEDPYMHIKQFFEICATIKIQNLDDEQIKMRLFPFSLKDKAKSWLYSLPNASIHTWEELSNKFLQKFFPAQKTNKIRKEILGFTQKEGEAFHECWERYKEMISSCPHHNIESWMQMQSFYEGLLDSERMMVDATSGEGLMNKTADEAFTLFESLSANSQQWSHNKGRGPPMKAVVSEVSTNNEIAAKLDVMCSLLQQAVTVPLGNKVEVQDQSFAEHMLEQANALQARNPQNDPYSNTYNPGWRNHPNFRWNNNTNVQQSQGPPPGFQTQQRQFQQAPQQVQEQRGDQMGELQDMFKKFMGQQMQTNQNLQNAVNKLEVQVGQIASSMSNRASGTFPSQTEVNPRHQEHAKAVHILRSGKQVDNKVGDANEEQEDGENVEIIQPPHGQPTASNKQSINAPGKSTGPKVSSNANQVPISTNAFRPIAPFPSRLSKSKKDQGLDEIMETFKKVQINIPLLNAIAQIPKYAKILKDLCTKKRRFKEHEQVALSEEVSAVLQRKLPPKLKDPGSFSIPCIVGDFKIPKALLDLGASINLMPYHVYEKLNLGELQATTVSIQLADRTIRYPKGILEGVLVNVEGLILPADFLVLEMEEAPILDNELPLIFGRPFMATAKTKIDVEQGALTMTVNGETVAFKVFDALKPNVVQDCFQIEVFGNPGKERFDGLPYSVESCLLKKGDKEEQGAAHMFNAPIPTHKKGLPKFGHVNIPIIPTIHCDSIHKQKRKRKAARKQWKRKTSLVNSLALHEVSIEPKPPHSL; encoded by the coding sequence ATGTCCGAATCTGACCAGGAGCAAAGTTCTCCGGAGCCCCTCTCACCAAGAACCGCTGCTGTACGTGCTGGTTTGAGGAGGAATTATAGTTCTTCAAGCTCTGAATCTAAAAGTTACGAATCTGAAGGTTCAAGCAACATGGCAGAGATTCCGAACAACAACAATGATGAAGGAGGTGCTGCGCTTGTTGTCCAACCAAGAAAACCCCTGCGTGAGTTTTCCATTCCCAAAGTCACCGATCAACCTTCATGCATTGTCTATCCTCAACTCACAGCTGACAGGTTTGAGCTTAAAAGTGGTAtgattcatcttcttccaacttattaTGGTAATACCACTGAGGATCCTTATATGCATATTAAGCAATTCTTTGAAATATGTGCTacgatcaaaattcaaaaccttgATGATGAGCAAATTAAGATGAGGCTATTCCCATTCAGTTTAAAAGATAAAGCTAAGTCTTGGTTATACTCTTTGCCTAATGCTTCAATTCATACTTGGGAAGAGCTTTCTAATAAGTTTTTGCAGAAATTTTTTCCGGCTCAAAAGACTAACAAGATTAGAAAGGAAATTCTTGGTTTCACACAAAAGGAAGGAGAAGCTtttcatgaatgttgggagagGTACAAGGAGATGATAAGTTCTTGCCCACACCACAACATAGAGAGTTGGATGCAAATGCAATCTTTCTATGAAGGTTTGCTTGATTCCGAAAGGATGATGGTAGATGCAACAAGTGGAGAAGGACTGATGAACAAGACAGCAGATGAGGCTTTTACTCTCTTTGAATCCTTGAGTGCTAACTCTCAACAATGGAGCCACAATAAAGGAAGAGGACCTCCTATGAAAGCTGTGGTCTCTGAGGTAAGTACAAATAATGAGATTGCTGCAAAACTTGATGTTATGTGTTCTTTGCTTCAACAGGCAGTGACTGTCCCTCTAGGAAACAAAGTGGAAGTTCAAGACCAATCTTTTGCAGAGCACATGCTAGAACAAGCAAATGCCCTTCAAGCAAGGAATCCTCAAAATGATCCTTATTCAAACACGTACAATCCGGGATGGAGAAATCATCCTAATTTCAGGTGGAACAACAATACAAATGTGCAACAATCTCAAGGACCTCCCCCAGGATTCCAAACACAACAAAGGCAATTCCAGCAAGCTCCCCAACAAGTGCAAGAGCAAAGGGGTGATCAAATGGGAGAATTGCAAGACATGTTCAAGAAGTTCATGGGGCAACAAATGCAAACCAATCAGAACCTTCAAAATGCAGTGAACAAGCTAGAAGTGCAAGTTGGGCAGATTGCATCCTCCATGAGCAATAGAGCATCTGGAACTTTCCCAAGCCAAACGGAGGTGAATCCAAGGCATCAAGAGCACGCTAAAGCAGTACACATCTTGAGAAGTGGTAAACAAGTTGATAATAAGGTTGGAGATGCCAATGAAGAGCAAGAAGATGGAGAAAACGTGGAGATCATTCAGCCACCACATGGGCAGCCCACAGCTTCCAACAAACAGTCCATCAATGCTCCTGGAAAGAGCACAGGCCCTAAGGTATCATCTAATGCTAATCAAgttccaatttcaactaatgCTTTTAGGCCTATTGCACCCTTTCCCAGCAGGTTATCAAAGTCAAAGAAAGATCAAGGCTTGGATGAGATAATGGAAACATTCAAAAAGGTGCAAATCAACATCCCATTGCTCAATGCTATtgctcagattccaaagtaTGCAAAAATTTTGAAGGATCTATGCACTAAAAAGAGGAGATTCAAAGAGCATGAACAAGTTGCATTGAGTGAAGAGGTAAGTGCAGTCTTACAAAGAAAGCTACCTCCAAAGCTAAAGGATCCAGGTTCGTTTTCTATACCTTGCATTGTTGGTGATTTCAAGATTCCAAAAGCTTTGCTTGATCTCGGTGCATCCATTAACCTTATGCCATATCATGTTTATGAGAAACTTAACCTTGGTGAGTTGCAAGCCACAACTGTGAGCATTCAATTGGCAGATAGAACTATTCGGTACCCCAAGGGCATTCTAGAAGGCGTTTTGGTGAACGTAGAAGGTTTAATCTTGCCAGCTGATTTCTTAGTCTTGGAGATGGAAGAAGCACCAATTCTTGACAATGAATTGCCCCTTATCTTTGGCCGACCCTTCATGGCTACTGCTAAGACCAAGATTGATGTAGAGCAAGGCGCTCTCACCATGACCGTTAATGGAGAAACTGTTGCCTTCAAAGTGTTTGATGCCCTGAAGCCAAATGTTGTACAAGattgttttcaaattgaagTATTTGGTAATCCAGGGAAAGAGAGATTTGATGGCCTTCCTTATTCAGTAGAATCATGCTTGCTGAAAAAAGGAGACAAGGAGGAGCAGGGGGCAGCCCACATGTTCAATGCTCCAATTCCCACACACAAGAAGGGGCTGCCCAAATTTGGACATGTGAATATTCCAATCATTCCTACAATTCATTGTGATTCTATTcataaacagaaaaggaaaagaaaagcagcAAGGAAGcaatggaaaaggaaaacaagctTGGTGAACTCTCTTGCATTGCATGAGGTGTCGATTGAGCCCAAACCCCCCCATTCACTATAG
- the LOC117637367 gene encoding peroxidase 12, whose protein sequence is MAASSSASFTFFSLLLVSSLFVSSLFCVSEAQPSVPVVKGLSWSFYESSCPNLNSIVRKHLKKVFKEDIGQAAGLLRLHFHDCFVQGCDGSVLLEGSASGPSEQEAPPNLTLRAKAFQIINDLRELIHKKCGRVVSCSDITALAARDSVFLSGGPDYDVPLGRKDGLNFATQNATLANLPPPSSNTSKLLTDLAKKNLDATDVVALSGGHTIGLSHCSSFTGRLYPTQDPTMDKTFANDLKEICPAEDTNATTVLDIRSPDTFDNKYYVDLMNRQGLFTSDQDLYTDKRTKDIVKSFAVNQTLFFEEFVKSMIKMGQLSVLTGSKGEIRADCSVRNSDNKSYLSSVVEEDEESLSEF, encoded by the exons atggctgcttcttcttctgcttcattcacctttttctctctgcttctggtttcttctctctttgtttcttctttgttttgtgtCTCAGAGGCACAACCTTCTGTTCCTGTGGTTAAAGGGCTTTCGTGGTCCTTCTACGAGTCTAGCTGCCCTAATCTCAACTCCATAGTCAGAAAACACCTCAAGAAAGTCTTCAAGGAGGACATTGGCCAAGCTGCTGGCTTGCTTCGTCTCCATTTCCATGACTGCTTTGTTCAG GGATGTGATGGGTCGGTTTTGCTGGAGGGATCAGCCAGTGGACCAAGTGAGCAGGAGGCGCCTCCCAACCTGACCTTGAGGGCAAAGGCttttcaaatcatcaatgaCCTCCGTGAGCTTATCCACAAGAAGTGTGGCAGAGTTGTCTCTTGTTCTGATATCACAGCCTTGGCTGCAAGAGATTCTGTTTTCCTg TCGGGTGGCCCTGACTATGATGTGCCATTGGGAAGAAAGGATGGGCTAAACTTTGCAACACAAAATGCAACCCTAGCAAACCTTCCCCCTCCCTCAAGCAACACAAGCAAACTTCTCACAGACCTGGCAAAGAAAAACCTAGATGCCACAGATGTTGTAGCCCTCTCTGGTGGCCACACCATTGGCCTTAGCCATTGCTCCTCCTTCACTGGCAGGCTCTACCCAACCCAAGACCCTACCATGGACAAAACTTTTGCCAATGACCTCAAGGAAATTTGCCCTGCAGAAGACACCAACGCCACCACCGTGCTCGATATCCGTTCACCGGACACATTCGACAACAAATACTACGTCGATCTCATGAACCGCCAAGGTTTATTCACATCGGACCAAGATTTGTACACGGATAAAAGGACAAAGGACATTGTCAAGAGCTTTGCTGTTAACCAGACCTTGTTCTTTGAGGAGTTTGTGAAATCTATGATCAAGATGGGGCAATTAAGCGTGCTGACTGGCTCCAAAGGCGAAATTCGTGCAGATTGCTCGGTAAGGAATTCGGACAATAAGAGTTACTTGTCCTCTGTGGTTGAAGAGGATGAGGAGAGCTTGTCTGAGTTTTAG
- the LOC117612202 gene encoding tetratricopeptide repeat protein 1-like — MLIEDEERERHSDVNPSKPSSSTNKDASDGFETASDGELGLNGSDNDDETQQQHQVQEEQQSLSQTDDLKQKAFEQANDVKLEGNRLFGSGQYEEALSQYVLALHLAPDMPLSVELRSICHANSAICFLKLGKYEDAIKECTKALGLNPSYMKALLRRAEAHEKLEHFDEAIADMKKILELDPSNDQAKKTIHRLGPLAEEKREKMKEEMIGKLKDMGNSLLGRFGMSVDNFKAVKDPNTGSYSLSFQR; from the exons ATGCTGATAGAAgacgaagagagagaaaggcaTAGCGATGTGAATCCCTCAAAACCCTCGTCTTCCACCAACAAAGATGCCTCTGATGGCTTCGAAACTGCCAGCGACGGCGAACTTGGACTCAATGGTAGCGACAACGACGACGAAACCCAACAACAGCACCAAGTCCAAGAGGAGCAGCAGAGTCTCTCTCAGACCGACGACTTGAAACAG AAAGCATTTGAACAAGCAAATGATGTCAAATTGGAAGGCAATAGACTGTTTGGCAGTGGGCAATATGAAGAGGCATTATCACAGTATGTGCTTGCTTTACACCTTGCACCTGACATGCCATTATCTGTGGAATTACGTTCAATATGTCACGCAAACAGTGCAATATGCTTCTTGAAATTG GGAAAATATGAGGACGCAATCAAGGAATGCACAAAAGCGCTAGGACTAAATCCTTCATATATGAAAGCTCTGCTTAGAAGAGCAGAAGCTCATGAAAAACTAGAGCATTTTGACGAGGCTATTGCTG ACATgaaaaaaatcttggaactTGATCCTTCAAATGACCAAGCCAAGAAGACCATTCACCGCTTGGGGCCGCTGGctgaagaaaagagagaaaagatgaAAGAGGAGATGATTG GGAAGCTGAAAGATATGGGTAACTCTTTGTTAGGCCGTTTCGGAATGAGCGTTGACAACTTCAAAGCTGTCAAAGATCCAAACACTGGCTCCTATTCTCTTTCATTCCAACGTTAG
- the LOC117638066 gene encoding uncharacterized protein LOC117638066 yields the protein MEKSKSFPEYTSAYSGEFGFRERSNSYNFNGPTQKGSGFATSSDPELQRKKRVASYNVFTMEGKVKTSLKNSFKWIKNRFVTDVRYDA from the coding sequence ATGGAAAAAAGCAAGTCATTCCCTGAATACACTTCGGCTTACTCCGGCGAGTTTGGATTCCGGGAGCGGTCGAATTCGTACAACTTCAACGGGCCAACCCAGAAGGGAAGTGGGTTTGCGACATCAAGTGATCCAGAACtgcagaggaagaagagagttgCCTCATACAACGTGTTTACAATGGAAGGTAAGGTTAAAACAAGTCTAAAAAATAGCTTCAAGTGGATCAAGAATAGGTTCGTCACCGACGTTCGCTACGATGCATGA